One stretch of Microbacterium terrae DNA includes these proteins:
- a CDS encoding ABC transporter permease, which produces MTWVLDNLDLIGALTVAHLRQSLIAIVLGFALAIPLGWLAFRYTGLRGPMLTTVGLLYTIPSLGLFPLITTLFGVPLLSETNLIIALTIYAVAIMTRAVTDALASTDPAVRQAAAAVGFGAWKRFWRVEFPLSGPVTLAGLRVAAVSTISLATVGILIGVENLGYLFTNGSQRRIIPEVLAGVVAVVVVALVIDLFLVLLGRVLMPWTRATTGPAPAAKTVGAAA; this is translated from the coding sequence GTGACCTGGGTGCTCGACAACCTCGATCTGATCGGGGCGCTCACGGTCGCCCACCTGCGGCAGAGCCTCATCGCGATCGTCCTCGGCTTCGCCCTCGCGATCCCCCTCGGCTGGCTCGCGTTCCGGTACACGGGGCTGCGCGGCCCCATGCTCACCACGGTCGGCCTGCTCTACACGATCCCCTCGCTCGGGCTGTTCCCGCTCATCACCACCCTCTTCGGCGTGCCGCTGCTGTCGGAGACCAACCTGATCATCGCGCTCACGATCTACGCCGTCGCGATCATGACGCGCGCGGTCACCGACGCCCTCGCGTCGACGGATCCCGCCGTCCGTCAGGCGGCGGCCGCGGTCGGCTTCGGGGCGTGGAAGAGGTTCTGGCGCGTGGAGTTCCCGCTCTCGGGCCCCGTCACCCTCGCGGGTCTGCGGGTGGCGGCCGTCTCGACGATCTCGCTCGCGACCGTCGGCATCCTCATCGGCGTCGAGAACCTCGGGTACCTCTTCACCAACGGCTCGCAGCGACGCATCATCCCCGAGGTGCTCGCCGGCGTCGTCGCCGTGGTCGTCGTCGCACTCGTCATCGATCTCTTCCTCGTGCTGCTCGGCCGCGTGCTCATGCCGTGGACCCGTGCGACCACCGGCCCCGCTCCGGCGGCGAAGACCGTGGGGGCAGCGGCATGA
- a CDS encoding ABC transporter ATP-binding protein has translation MSIEFEAVTKRFPDGTVAVDDFSITIPAGKTTVFVGSSGCGKTTLLRMINRLVEPTAGRITIDGEDIASKDAVQLRRGIGYVLQSAGLMPHFSVIDNVATVPILKGAPKAAARERALELLDLVGLDRSLASRYPSQLSGGQQQRVGVARGLAADSAILLMDEPFGAVDPIVRRELQAETIRLQRDLDKTVVFVTHDIDEAFLLGDQVVILRPGAQIAQVGSPSEIMENPADDFVADFIGAERGARALSLKHTPRGTVLVDAQGRTQGVLVGEAVEAGTA, from the coding sequence ATGTCGATCGAGTTCGAGGCTGTGACCAAGCGGTTCCCTGACGGAACCGTGGCCGTCGACGACTTCTCGATCACGATCCCCGCCGGCAAGACGACGGTGTTCGTCGGATCGTCGGGATGCGGCAAGACCACCCTCCTGCGCATGATCAACCGCCTGGTCGAACCCACCGCCGGGCGCATCACGATCGACGGCGAAGACATCGCCAGCAAGGATGCGGTGCAGCTGCGCCGCGGCATCGGCTACGTGCTGCAGAGCGCCGGACTCATGCCGCACTTCAGCGTGATCGACAACGTCGCGACGGTGCCGATCCTGAAAGGCGCGCCGAAGGCTGCCGCCCGCGAGCGGGCGCTGGAGCTGCTCGACCTCGTCGGCCTCGACCGCTCCCTCGCGTCGCGCTACCCGAGCCAGCTCTCCGGCGGGCAGCAGCAGCGCGTCGGCGTCGCCCGCGGCCTCGCCGCCGACTCGGCGATCCTCCTCATGGACGAGCCCTTCGGCGCCGTCGACCCGATCGTGCGCCGCGAACTGCAGGCCGAGACGATCCGCCTGCAGCGCGACCTCGACAAGACCGTCGTCTTCGTGACCCACGACATCGACGAGGCGTTCCTGCTCGGCGACCAGGTGGTGATCCTGCGCCCGGGCGCGCAGATCGCGCAGGTCGGCAGCCCGAGCGAGATCATGGAGAACCCCGCCGACGACTTCGTCGCCGACTTCATCGGCGCCGAGCGCGGGGCCCGGGCGCTCTCGCTCAAGCACACGCCGCGCGGCACCGTCCTCGTCGACGCGCAGGGGCGCACGCAGGGTGTGCTCGTCGGGGAGGCCGTCGAGGCGGGCACAGCGTGA
- a CDS encoding dihydrolipoyl dehydrogenase family protein, giving the protein MTAREYDLIVIGAGPVGENVADRARAGGLSVAIVESELVGGECSFWACIPSKALLRPGAAVRAARAVDGAKQAVTGDLDVAAVLRRRDTFVHEWDDTSQVDWLIDIGADLVRGHGRITGERAVEVTGADGSVTSLVALHAVAVCTGSAALLPDIPGLADAAAWTSREATGAREIPPSLAIIGGGVVACEMATAFSDLGASVTVLARSGLLGGLEPFAGDLVTAALRERGVDVRTGVSPAEVRRDGAGDVVLTLDDGSEVRAAEVLVATGRVPRTGDLGLDSIDIAPGTWLDVDDTLRVRGTDWLYAVGDSNHRALLTHQGKYQARAAGDVIAARANGTATDAAPWGAHAATADHDAVPQVVFTDPEVAAVGLTADRARERGLEVRVVDYDLGAVSGASEYADDYRGGARMVVDESRGVLVGATLVGPDVAELLHAATVAIVGEVPIGRLWHAVPAYPTISEVWLRLLEAYGRPTPS; this is encoded by the coding sequence ATGACCGCACGCGAATACGACCTCATCGTCATCGGCGCCGGCCCCGTGGGCGAGAACGTCGCCGACCGGGCTCGGGCGGGAGGCCTCTCGGTCGCGATCGTCGAGAGCGAACTCGTCGGCGGCGAGTGCTCGTTCTGGGCGTGCATCCCGTCGAAGGCCCTGCTGCGACCGGGGGCCGCGGTGCGCGCAGCCCGCGCCGTCGACGGGGCGAAGCAGGCGGTGACGGGCGATCTCGACGTCGCAGCCGTCCTCCGGCGGCGCGACACGTTCGTGCACGAGTGGGACGACACGTCGCAGGTCGACTGGCTGATCGACATCGGCGCCGATCTGGTGCGCGGCCACGGCCGCATCACCGGGGAGCGCGCGGTCGAGGTGACCGGCGCGGACGGGTCCGTCACCAGCCTCGTGGCGCTGCACGCGGTCGCCGTCTGCACCGGCTCGGCGGCGCTCCTCCCCGACATCCCGGGGCTCGCGGATGCCGCTGCGTGGACGAGCCGCGAGGCGACGGGCGCCCGCGAGATCCCGCCGTCGCTCGCGATCATCGGCGGGGGAGTGGTCGCCTGCGAGATGGCGACCGCGTTCTCCGACCTCGGAGCATCCGTCACCGTCCTCGCCCGATCCGGTCTGCTCGGCGGCTTGGAGCCGTTCGCCGGCGACCTGGTCACCGCAGCCCTCCGCGAGCGCGGCGTGGACGTCCGCACCGGGGTGTCGCCCGCCGAGGTGCGCCGCGACGGAGCCGGCGACGTCGTCCTCACCCTCGACGACGGCAGCGAGGTCCGTGCGGCAGAGGTGCTCGTGGCGACCGGGCGCGTTCCGCGCACCGGCGATCTCGGGCTCGACAGCATCGACATCGCGCCCGGGACCTGGCTCGACGTCGACGACACCCTGCGCGTGCGCGGCACCGACTGGCTCTACGCCGTCGGCGACAGCAACCACCGGGCGCTGCTGACACACCAGGGCAAGTACCAGGCGCGCGCCGCGGGAGACGTGATCGCCGCGCGCGCGAACGGAACGGCGACGGATGCCGCGCCCTGGGGTGCTCACGCCGCCACGGCGGACCACGACGCGGTGCCGCAGGTGGTGTTCACCGATCCGGAGGTCGCCGCCGTGGGGCTCACAGCGGATCGCGCGCGGGAGCGTGGGCTCGAGGTGCGGGTGGTCGACTACGACCTGGGCGCGGTGTCGGGGGCGAGCGAGTACGCCGACGACTACCGAGGCGGCGCGCGGATGGTGGTCGACGAGAGCCGCGGCGTGCTCGTCGGGGCGACCCTCGTCGGGCCGGATGTGGCCGAGCTGCTTCACGCGGCGACCGTCGCGATCGTCGGCGAGGTGCCGATCGGGCGGCTGTGGCATGCGGTGCCGGCGTACCCGACGATCAGCGAGGTGTGGCTCCGGCTGCTCGAGGCGTACGGGCGTCCGACCCCGTCGTGA
- the deoC gene encoding deoxyribose-phosphate aldolase — protein sequence MSPAALARTVDHTLLKPEATTADIDAAIAEAASLGAYSVCVSPSALPVEVPSGLKLTVVCGFPSGKHQPEAKAAEARIAVAQGADEIDMVIDLGAAREGRYDDVEADIRAVREAAPQPIVLKVIIESAALSDEAIVGACRAAEAAGADFVKTSTGFHPAGGASVHAVALMKQTVGDRLEVKASGGIRSLADAEAMLGAGATRLGLSATRAILDDQVAQGSY from the coding sequence ATGTCTCCCGCAGCCCTCGCCCGCACCGTCGACCACACGCTGCTCAAGCCCGAGGCCACCACGGCGGACATCGACGCGGCCATCGCCGAGGCTGCGTCGCTCGGCGCCTACAGCGTGTGCGTCTCGCCCTCCGCGCTCCCCGTCGAGGTTCCGTCCGGGCTCAAGCTCACGGTCGTGTGCGGGTTCCCCAGCGGCAAGCACCAGCCGGAGGCGAAGGCTGCCGAGGCGCGCATCGCCGTCGCGCAGGGAGCGGACGAGATCGACATGGTGATCGACCTCGGCGCAGCCCGCGAGGGCCGGTACGACGACGTCGAGGCCGACATCCGCGCCGTGCGCGAGGCCGCGCCGCAGCCGATCGTGCTCAAGGTCATCATCGAGTCGGCTGCGCTCTCCGACGAGGCGATCGTCGGCGCGTGCCGGGCGGCCGAGGCTGCCGGGGCCGACTTCGTCAAGACCTCGACCGGATTCCACCCCGCGGGCGGTGCATCCGTCCACGCGGTCGCGCTCATGAAGCAGACCGTCGGCGACCGCCTCGAGGTGAAGGCCTCGGGCGGCATCCGCTCGCTCGCCGACGCCGAGGCGATGCTCGGAGCCGGCGCGACCCGCCTCGGCCTGTCGGCCACCCGCGCCATCCTCGACGATCAGGTGGCGCAGGGCTCGTACTGA
- the msrA gene encoding peptide-methionine (S)-S-oxide reductase MsrA produces the protein MTSGPADTGSITQTPGSETAVLAGGCFWGMEDLIRRQPGVLGTRVGYTGGENAHATYRNHPGHAEAVEIVFDPAKTTYRDILAFFFQIHDPSTLNRQGNDIGSSYRSTIFPLSSEQEQVARDTIADVDASGLWPGRAVTTIEPAGPFWEAEPEHQDYLIRIPNGYTCHFPRAGWVLPKRADATA, from the coding sequence ATGACCAGCGGACCCGCCGACACCGGCAGCATCACCCAGACCCCCGGCAGCGAGACGGCAGTGCTCGCCGGCGGCTGCTTCTGGGGCATGGAAGACCTCATCCGCCGCCAGCCCGGCGTGCTCGGCACGCGCGTCGGCTACACCGGCGGCGAGAACGCGCACGCGACCTATCGCAACCACCCCGGCCACGCCGAGGCGGTCGAGATCGTCTTCGACCCCGCGAAGACCACGTACCGCGACATCCTCGCGTTCTTCTTCCAGATCCACGACCCGTCGACCCTGAACCGTCAGGGCAACGACATCGGCTCGAGCTACCGCTCGACGATCTTCCCGCTCTCGTCGGAGCAGGAGCAGGTCGCGCGCGACACGATCGCCGACGTCGACGCCTCAGGCCTGTGGCCGGGCCGGGCCGTCACCACGATCGAGCCGGCCGGCCCGTTCTGGGAGGCCGAGCCCGAGCATCAGGACTACCTGATCCGCATCCCGAACGGCTACACCTGCCACTTCCCGCGCGCGGGATGGGTGCTGCCCAAGCGGGCCGACGCGACGGCCTGA
- a CDS encoding GyrI-like domain-containing protein translates to MDKVDLKAVIPAYRAQRGRFEIVQVPPLRYLMIEGAGDPNTAAAYSEAVSALYSVAYKLKFRSKRELGRDYVVMPLEALWWADDMDAFTAARDKGRWQWTLLNLVPDWIDADLVAETQDAVARAKDASPAVVRLRLEELAEGRCVQTLHVGSYDDEAPVLAAMHGEFIPAAGLQMTGRHHEVYLNDPRRTEPDRLRTILRQPVGPVM, encoded by the coding sequence ATGGACAAGGTCGATCTGAAGGCGGTCATCCCCGCCTACCGCGCACAGCGGGGTCGGTTCGAGATCGTCCAGGTGCCGCCGCTGCGCTACCTCATGATCGAGGGCGCCGGTGACCCGAACACCGCGGCTGCGTACTCGGAGGCGGTCTCGGCGCTCTATTCGGTCGCGTACAAGCTGAAGTTCCGCAGCAAGCGCGAGCTCGGGCGCGACTACGTCGTGATGCCGCTCGAGGCGCTGTGGTGGGCTGACGACATGGACGCGTTCACGGCGGCACGCGACAAGGGCCGATGGCAGTGGACGCTGCTCAATCTCGTGCCCGACTGGATCGACGCGGATCTGGTCGCCGAGACGCAGGACGCCGTCGCCCGCGCGAAGGATGCGTCGCCCGCGGTCGTCCGGCTGCGGCTGGAGGAACTCGCGGAGGGCCGCTGTGTGCAGACCCTCCACGTCGGCTCGTACGACGACGAGGCCCCGGTGCTCGCCGCGATGCACGGCGAATTCATCCCGGCAGCCGGGCTGCAGATGACGGGCCGGCACCATGAGGTGTACCTGAACGACCCCAGACGCACCGAGCCCGACAGGCTGCGCACGATTCTGCGTCAGCCTGTCGGGCCCGTGATGTAG